One Punica granatum isolate Tunisia-2019 chromosome 3, ASM765513v2, whole genome shotgun sequence genomic window carries:
- the LOC116201259 gene encoding uncharacterized protein LOC116201259 — MESSNNNIDPIRPPVPRPRRGPPTRARRVVSCLTLSAVMLFILCSAVGLVTWLFLRPRLPAFRVQSFSISGFNLSAAQIAGKYHLELGVTNLNPKIDLSFDHFSSSVVYRGVSLHLQILGNQEAELELEMDTGRLKDKARKRIVGNLIGEWSKGVVILDVKMTVWANFRAVRWLTKQKVLTVACKNLNVEFVSDTWKLQEGRNNALYSRFRLV, encoded by the coding sequence ATGGAATCCTCGAACAATAACATCGACCCCATCAGGCCACCTGTCCCTCGCCCACGCCGCGGGCCACCCACCAGGGCCAGGCGTGTCGTAAGCTGCCTGACTCTGTCCGCCGTCATGCTCTTCATCCTTTGCAGCGCTGTCGGCCTCGTCACCTGGCTCTTCCTCCGCCCTCGCCTCCCCGCTTTCCGCGTCCAGTCTTTCTCCATCTCGGGCTTCAACCTGTCCGCTGCGCAGATCGCCGGCAAATACCATCTCGAACTCGGCGTAACGAACCTGAACCCGAAGATAGACCTATCGTTCGACCATTTCAGCTCGTCCGTGGTGTACAGGGGCGTGTCCCTGCACTTGCAGATTCTCGGGAACCAGGAGGCAGAGCTCGAGCTCGAGATGGACACCGGCCGGCTGAAGGATAAGGCGAGGAAGAGGATCGTCGGGAACTTGATTGGGGAATGGAGTAAAGGCGTCGTCATCTTGGACGTGAAAATGACAGTGTGGGCGAATTTCAGGGCCGTGCGTTGGCTGACCAAGCAGAAAGTGCTCACCGTTGCATGTAAGAATCTGAACGTCGAGTTCGTATCGGACACGTGGAAGCTCCAGGAGGGACGCAACAACGCTTTGTATAGTCGATTTCGACTCGTCTAA